The following proteins are co-located in the Fusarium verticillioides 7600 chromosome 7, whole genome shotgun sequence genome:
- a CDS encoding NADPH oxidase, producing the protein MSYQMQDWGEKPSERSRWTPLTRMLLSGEMTQEKQQELSSREKFDRWMINEGYRRFFVFVFMLLHALIFSFACVHYSQKDSLKSSNELFGFTFVIARSAALVLHVDVAIILFPVSRTLISLLRQTPLNGILQFDKNITFHIVTAWSIVFWSWVHTIAHWNNFAQVAIKYKLGIYGWLVANFVSGPGWTGYVMLIALMGMVLTSTEKPRRANFERFWYTHHMFIVFFFFWSIHGAFCMIQPDVAPFCTSVGASAVGVFWQYWMYSGFIYLAERIAREVRGRHRTYITKVIQHPSNVCEIQMKKEHTKTRAGQYIFLCCPAVSLWQYHPFTLTSAPEEDYISVHIRCVGDFTKELSKALGCDWSKKREPGGNDSSKVVGLTGRDSEIDPAIRRVLPRVYVDGPFGSASEDVFKYEVSVLVGAGIGVTPFASILKSIWYRMNYPQKKTRLAKVYFFWICRDFDSFEWFRSLLLAVEAQDLDHRIEIHTYLTAKIKADDATNIMINDANADKDTITGLRSPTNFGRPNWDMIFRGIRKLHSPAEAGVFFCGPKGLGSSLHTYCNKYTEPGFSFVWGKENF; encoded by the exons ATGAGCTATCAGATGCAGGATTGGGGAGAGAAACCCTCAGAGCGATCACGATGGACTCCCCTAACGCGAATGCTGCTATCGGGTGAGATGACCCAAGAGAAGCAACAGGAACTATCGTCAAGAGAAAAGTTTGATCGCTGGATGATCAACGAGGGTTATCGAAGATT cttcgtctttgtctttatgcttcttcacgcactcatcttctccttcgcATGCGTCCACTACTCTCAAAAAGATAGTCTCAAGTCCTCCAATGAGCTCTTCGGCTTCACCTTCGTCATAGCTCGTTCAGCCGCTCTGGTCCTTCATGTCGACGTCGCCATCATTCTCTTCCCCGTCTCTCGAACCCTCATCTCGCTCCTTCGACAGACACCTCTCAATGGCATCCTCCAGTTCGACAAGAACATCACCTTCCACATCGTCACCGCATGGTCCATCGTCTTCTGGTCTTGGGTTCATACCATTGCCCACTGGAATAACTTTGCGCAGGTCGCCATCAAGTACAAGCTTGGTATCTACGGCTGGTTGGTTGCCAATTTTGTGTCTGGACCTGGTTGGACTGGCTATGTTATGCTTATTGCGCTGATGGGTATGGTTCTCACATCGACCGAGAAGCCTCGACGAGCAAACTTTGAGCGTTTCTGGTATACTCACCACATGTTCAtcgttttcttcttcttctggtctaTCCACGGAGCTTTCTGCATGATTCAACCAGACGTTGCGCCGTTCTGCACTAGTGTTGGCGCATCGGCGGTTGGAGTCTTTTGGCAATACTGGATGTACAGCGGTTTCATTTACCTGGCCGAGCGTATCGCACGCGAGGTGCGAGGTCGTCACAGGACATACATCACAAAGGTCATTCAACATCCCAGCAATGTTTGCGAGatccagatgaagaaggagcACACAAAGACGCGAGCTGGACAGTACATATTCTTGTGCTGCCCTGCCGTCTCGCTGTGGCAGTACCATCCTTTCACTTTAACCAGTGCCCCCGAGGAGGACTACATCTCAGTCCATATTCGTTGCGTGGGTGACTTCACCAAGGAGCTTTCCAAGGCTTTGGGTTGCGACTggagcaagaagagggaaCCCGGTGGCAACGATTCTAGCAAAGTCGTTGGTTTGACTGGACGCGACTCCGAGATCGATCCAGCTATCCGCCGTGTTCTCCCCAGAGTCTACGTCGACGGTCCTTTTGGTTCTGCCTCCGAAGATGTCTTCAAGTACGAAGTTTCGGTGCTTGTTGGTGCAGGTATCGGCGTTACACCGTTCGCCTCCATCCTCAAGTCCATCTGGTACCGAATGAACTATCCCCAGAAAAAGACACGCCTAGCCAAGGTCTACTTCTTCTGGATTTGCCGTGACTTTGACTCCTTCGAGTGGTTCCGCTCACTGCTTCTGGCAGTCGAAGCGCAGGATCTGGACCACCGTATTGAGATTCACACGTACCTcacagccaagatcaaggccgacGATGCGACAAACATTATGATCAACGATGCCAACGCCGATAAGGACACCATCACTGGTCTGCGCAGCCCGACAAACTTTGGCAGACCCAACTGGGATATGATCTTCAGAGGTATCAGGAAGCTGCACAGTCCTGCTGAGGCGGGTGTGTTCTTCTGTGGACCCAAGGGGTTGGGAAGTTCGCTGCATACGTATTGTAACAAGTACACCGAGCCTGG ATTCTCTTTCGTTTGGGGCAAGGAGAACTTCTAA
- a CDS encoding NADPH oxidase has product MLLHALIFSFACVHYSQKDSLKSSNELFGFTFVIARSAALVLHVDVAIILFPVSRTLISLLRQTPLNGILQFDKNITFHIVTAWSIVFWSWVHTIAHWNNFAQVAIKYKLGIYGWLVANFVSGPGWTGYVMLIALMGMVLTSTEKPRRANFERFWYTHHMFIVFFFFWSIHGAFCMIQPDVAPFCTSVGASAVGVFWQYWMYSGFIYLAERIAREVRGRHRTYITKVIQHPSNVCEIQMKKEHTKTRAGQYIFLCCPAVSLWQYHPFTLTSAPEEDYISVHIRCVGDFTKELSKALGCDWSKKREPGGNDSSKVVGLTGRDSEIDPAIRRVLPRVYVDGPFGSASEDVFKYEVSVLVGAGIGVTPFASILKSIWYRMNYPQKKTRLAKVYFFWICRDFDSFEWFRSLLLAVEAQDLDHRIEIHTYLTAKIKADDATNIMINDANADKDTITGLRSPTNFGRPNWDMIFRGIRKLHSPAEAGVFFCGPKGLGSSLHTYCNKYTEPGFSFVWGKENF; this is encoded by the exons atgcttcttcacgcactcatcttctccttcgcATGCGTCCACTACTCTCAAAAAGATAGTCTCAAGTCCTCCAATGAGCTCTTCGGCTTCACCTTCGTCATAGCTCGTTCAGCCGCTCTGGTCCTTCATGTCGACGTCGCCATCATTCTCTTCCCCGTCTCTCGAACCCTCATCTCGCTCCTTCGACAGACACCTCTCAATGGCATCCTCCAGTTCGACAAGAACATCACCTTCCACATCGTCACCGCATGGTCCATCGTCTTCTGGTCTTGGGTTCATACCATTGCCCACTGGAATAACTTTGCGCAGGTCGCCATCAAGTACAAGCTTGGTATCTACGGCTGGTTGGTTGCCAATTTTGTGTCTGGACCTGGTTGGACTGGCTATGTTATGCTTATTGCGCTGATGGGTATGGTTCTCACATCGACCGAGAAGCCTCGACGAGCAAACTTTGAGCGTTTCTGGTATACTCACCACATGTTCAtcgttttcttcttcttctggtctaTCCACGGAGCTTTCTGCATGATTCAACCAGACGTTGCGCCGTTCTGCACTAGTGTTGGCGCATCGGCGGTTGGAGTCTTTTGGCAATACTGGATGTACAGCGGTTTCATTTACCTGGCCGAGCGTATCGCACGCGAGGTGCGAGGTCGTCACAGGACATACATCACAAAGGTCATTCAACATCCCAGCAATGTTTGCGAGatccagatgaagaaggagcACACAAAGACGCGAGCTGGACAGTACATATTCTTGTGCTGCCCTGCCGTCTCGCTGTGGCAGTACCATCCTTTCACTTTAACCAGTGCCCCCGAGGAGGACTACATCTCAGTCCATATTCGTTGCGTGGGTGACTTCACCAAGGAGCTTTCCAAGGCTTTGGGTTGCGACTggagcaagaagagggaaCCCGGTGGCAACGATTCTAGCAAAGTCGTTGGTTTGACTGGACGCGACTCCGAGATCGATCCAGCTATCCGCCGTGTTCTCCCCAGAGTCTACGTCGACGGTCCTTTTGGTTCTGCCTCCGAAGATGTCTTCAAGTACGAAGTTTCGGTGCTTGTTGGTGCAGGTATCGGCGTTACACCGTTCGCCTCCATCCTCAAGTCCATCTGGTACCGAATGAACTATCCCCAGAAAAAGACACGCCTAGCCAAGGTCTACTTCTTCTGGATTTGCCGTGACTTTGACTCCTTCGAGTGGTTCCGCTCACTGCTTCTGGCAGTCGAAGCGCAGGATCTGGACCACCGTATTGAGATTCACACGTACCTcacagccaagatcaaggccgacGATGCGACAAACATTATGATCAACGATGCCAACGCCGATAAGGACACCATCACTGGTCTGCGCAGCCCGACAAACTTTGGCAGACCCAACTGGGATATGATCTTCAGAGGTATCAGGAAGCTGCACAGTCCTGCTGAGGCGGGTGTGTTCTTCTGTGGACCCAAGGGGTTGGGAAGTTCGCTGCATACGTATTGTAACAAGTACACCGAGCCTGG ATTCTCTTTCGTTTGGGGCAAGGAGAACTTCTAA
- a CDS encoding hypothetical protein (At least one base has a quality score < 10): MQLRRFLLLGMLLGAEATQLVARQNSNSDSAAAPSTDSSPASTAAADPTSDDSAATTAAEPTTAAQPTDDSSTADGSTSDGSSDGGSTTAEDVVVTKTVTVTDADAKTVSRQTTVMKTITSTVIVTATAFDTKTVTSSDAETATTTTYVTSTQWANEKRALDLAPRTIGGVELVAPALPTYTTTTSAPPHFNAQIEGEHYGLRAFRRGLHKRATSTTTVTVTEGGGDSDTTVFNTISRTVISTVSSQTKVTKTITETEQAGASTTVTVTSTLLSHLLDSSNSSDGGLSTGAKAGIGAGVGVAGLAVIAGLIWFCLRKRRNAKNKAEYDDVFGASEVPVGGRGGGGGAAAGTSPHMSQTTAAASTLAPSRNTTKSEGYRGTALGDGRAGFAKPQQFGRSYMPVSPETNYSRTAGSDQAYSATTPENNYAHPAGGSPNHNAAEMYSPANTAELASDSAATKWHQNDAAEIDGNQVSSARGTAPPENVYEMPAQPYR, encoded by the exons ATGCAGCTTCGACGATTTTTGCTTCTGGGCATGCTCCTCGGAGCCGAGGCCACTCAACTCGTTGCCCGCCAAAATTCCAACTCCGACTCTGCTGCCGCTCCCTCAACCGATTCCTCTCCCGCGAGTACTGCTGCAGCCGATCCTACGAGCGACGACTCGGCTGCCACTACTGCAGCAGAACCTACTACCGCCGCCCAACCTACCGACGATTCTAGTACCGCCGACGGATCTACTTCTGATGGATCTTCCGATGGAGGCTCAACCACAGCTGAGGATGTCGTAGTTACCAAGACGGTGACTGTCACTGATGCCGATGCCAAGACCGTGAGCCGTCAGACTactgtgatgaagacaattACATCCACTGTTATCGTTACGGCGACTGCGTTCGATACCAAGACTGTTACTAGCAGCGACGCTGAGACCGCAACGACCACGACCTACGTTACCTCTACGCAGTGGGCCAACGAGAAGCGTGCCCTTGATTTGGCCCCTCGAACCATTGGCGGTGTTGAACTCGTTGCCCCTGCTCTGCCTACCTATACTACTACCACCAGTGCTCCTCCTCACTTCAACGCCCAAATCGAGGGCGAACACTACGGTCTCCGAGCCTTCCGACGAGGTCTTCACAAGCGtgccacctccaccaccaccgtTACTGTGACTGAGGGCGGTGGCGACTCCGATACCACTGTCTTCAACACTATTTCTCGAACCGTTATTTCCACCGTCAGCAGCCAGACCAAGGttaccaagaccatcacCGAGACCGAGCAAGCAGGTGCTAGTACCACCGTCACTGTCACCAGCACCCTGTTGTCACATCTACTAGA cagcagcaacagcagtGATGGAGGCCTCTCTACAGGTGCCAAGGCTGGaattggtgctggtgttggtgttgctggccTTGCCGTCATTGCTGGTCTCATCTGGTTCTGTCTTCGCAAGCGCCGCAATGCTAAGAACAAGGCCGAGTACGACGATGTCTTTGGCGCCTCCGAGGTTCCTGttggtggccgtggtggtggtggaggtgctgCCGCTGGTACCAGCCCCCACATGTCCCAGACAACCGCCGCCGCCTCTACTCTGGCTCCCAGccgcaacaccaccaagtcTGAGGGCTACCGTGGTACTGCTCTTGGCGATGGACGCGCCGGTTTCGCCAAGCCCCAGCAGTTCGGCCGCAGCTACATGCCCGTTAGCCCCGAGACCAACTACTCCCGCACTGCTGGTAGCGACCAGGCCTATTCAGCTACCACTCCCGAGAACAACTACGCACACCCTGCGGGCGGCTCTCCCAACCACAACGCTGCTGAGATGTACAGCCCTGCCAACACAGCTGAGCTGGCCAGTGACAGCGCTGCCACCAAGTGGCATCAAaatgatgctgctgagatCGATGGCAACCAGGTTTCAAGCGCTCGTGGAACAGCACCCCCTGAGAACGTTTACGAGATGCCCGCGCAGCCCTACAGGTAA